Proteins encoded together in one Prunus dulcis chromosome 3, ALMONDv2, whole genome shotgun sequence window:
- the LOC117622085 gene encoding protein trichome birefringence-like 43, producing MDIFGISTLVIVLSLLHHVHGDVTSTKGCDIFQGKWVYDASYPLYNSAKCSFIEKEFDCLKNGRPDKYYLKYRWQPTGCSLTRFNGQDFLQRFRGKSIMFVGDSLSLNQWQSLTCMLHTANPHTPYKLFRIGGLSTFTFPAYNVKVMFSRNAFLVDIIATKAGRVLKLDSIESGKMWKGIDFLIFNTWHWWLHSGRKQPWDLIQEGNRLYKDMDRLVAYKKGLNTWARWIDTNLDPKKTRVFFQGVSPDHNNGGDWGEPTAKHCEGQMRPVVGHQYPAGSHPAELVVERVLHSMSKPAYLLNVTTLSQLRKDGHPSVYGHGGHRDMDCSHWCLAGVPDTWNQLLYAALIKRKNN from the exons atggATATTTTTGGCATTAGCACACTTGTTATTGTGCTCTCTCTTCTGCACCATGTACATGGAGATGTAACTTCCACTAAAGGATGTGATATTTTCCAAGGAAAGTGGGTTTATGATGCATCATATCCTCTGTATAATTCAGCAAAATGCTCCTTCATAGAGAAAGAATTCGATTGCCTAAAGAATGGTCGTCCAGACAAATATTATCTTAAATATCGATGGCAGCCCACTGGTTGCAGCTTAACAAG GTTCAACGGTCAAGATTTCTTGCAAAGATTTAGAGGAAAGAGCATCATGTTTGTTGGGGACTCACTGAGCTTGAATCAATGGCAGTCACTCACTTGTATGCTTCATACAGCCAACCCACACACCCCATATAAATTGTTCAGGATAGGAGGGCTATCCACATTCACATTCCCT GCATACAATGTGAAGGTCATGTTCTCTAGGAATGCGTTTCTGGTTGATATTATAGCAACAAAAGCTGGGCGAGTTCTTAAACTTGACTCTATTGAAAGTGGGAAAATGTGGAAGGGAATTGACTTCTTGATCTTCAACACATGGCATTGGTGGCTTCACAGTGGAAGGAAGCAACC TTGGGATCTAATTCAAGAAGGAAACCGCCTGTATAAAGACATGGATCGGTTGGTTGCGTATAAGAAGGGGCTCAACACTTGGGCTAGATGGATTGACACCAATTTggaccccaaaaaaacaagagtCTTCTTCCAAGGTGTTTCCCCAGATCATAATAA TGGAGGTGATTGGGGGGAGCCAACTGCAAAACATTGTGAGGGACAAATGCGACCAGTGGTTGGGCATCAGTATCCAGCAGGTTCACATCCAGCAGAGCTTGTAGTAGAAAGAGTGCTGCATTCTATGTCAAAGCCAGCTTATTTGCTTAATGTCACAACCCTTTCACAACTAAGAAAGGATGGCCATCCGTCTGTGTATGGTCACGGCGGTCACAGGGACATGGACTGCAGCCACTGGTGTCTGGCCGGAGTTCCTGATACTTGGAATCAACTTCTATATGCAGCtctcataaaaagaaaaaacaactaa
- the LOC117622812 gene encoding protein trichome birefringence-like 43, translating into MAAASIFSVALILFSLLYQIGGVVSQYWVREQVNNAGSGCDLFHGEWVYDRSYPLYISTDCPFILKEFDCQKNGRPDNEYLKYRWKPTSCDLPRFDGRSFLGRFRGKRILFVGDSLSMNQWQSLTCLLHKSVPEANYTLSKVGGVSTFKFPAYDVSIVLSRDAFLVDVVNESNGRVLMLDSIQNGSYWRTFDVLVFNTWHWWLHTGRKQPWAEVRYGVNNVHNDIDRMKAYEKALTTWARWVESSVDPSKTKVFFQGVSPDHMRSREWGDNAKSETCFGQTAPVLGTQYPGGSHPAQVILERVLRTMSKPVYLLNITTLSQLRKDGHPSFYGFGGRRSIDCTHWCLPGIPDSWNQILFAALFQ; encoded by the exons ATGGCTGCTGCTTCTATATTTTCTGTagcattaatattattttctctGTTGTACCAGATAGGGGGTGTGGTGAGTCAATACTGGGTGAGGGAACAAGTAAACAATGCTGGGTCTGGGTGTGACCTTTTCCATGGAGAATGGGTGTACGATAGGTCCTACCCTCTCTACATTTCAACAGACTGTCCCTTCATTTTGAAGGAGTTTGATTGCCAAAAGAATGGTAGACCAGATAATGAGTATCTCAAGTACAGATGGAAGCCCACTTCATGCGATTTACCAAG GTTCGATGGAAGAAGCTTTTTGGGAAGATTTAGAGGGAAGCGCATCCTATTTGTAGGGGACTCATTGAGCATGAACCAATGGCAGTCTCTCACATGTTTGCTTCATAAATCAGTGCCAGAAGCCAACTACACCTTGTCCAAGGTTGGAGGTGTCTCCACATTCAAGTTTCCA GCATACGACGTTTCGATCGTTCTGTCCCGCGATGCCTTTCTGGTAGATGTTGTGAATGAGAGCAATGGGCGTGTTCTTATGCTTGACTCAATTCAAAATGGAAGTTATTGGAGAACCTTTGATGTCTTGGTCTTCAATACATGGCATTGGTGGCTTCATACTGGAAGAAAACAACC GTGGGCAGAAGTTCGATATGGTGTGAATAATGTACACAACGACATTGATCGCATGAAGGCCTATGAGAAAGCTTTGACGACATGGGCTAGATGGGTGGAATCTAGTGTGGATCCTAGTAAAACGAAGGTCTTCTTCCAAGGTGTTTCTCCGGATCATATGAG GTCAAGAGAATGGGGTGATAATGCAAAATCGGAGACCTGTTTTGGACAAACAGCACCAGTTCTAGGAACACAATATCCAGGAGGCTCACATCCAGCACAAGTTATTTTAGAAAGAGTGTTGCGCACAATGTCCAAGCCAGTTTACTTGCTCAACATAACAACACTGTCACAACTCAGGAAAGATGGTCACCCTTCCTTCTATGGTTTTGGCGGCCGCCGTAGCATAGATTGCACCCACTGGTGTCTTCCTGGCATTCCGGATAGTTGGAATCAAATTCTTTTTGCTGCACTCTTCCAATGA
- the LOC117622097 gene encoding protein trichome birefringence-like 43 has product MDAFAVGATTIALLVLSVLYQPVHGGLVGSDINGCDVSHGNWVFDDSYPFYAAPSCPFIENEFDCIKNGRPDKDYLKYRWQPSACNLPKFDGSRILTEFRGKSIMFIGDSLSLNQWQSLTCMLHTAVPKAKYTLVRTGGLSTFTFPEYNLKVLFSRNAFIVDIVASPGARVLKLDSISTQDEELWLGIEVLIFNTWHWWLHTGRKQPWDLIQVGKQTYTDMNRLVAYEKALNTWASWVNSNVDPNKTKVFFQGVSPDHSNATEWSDPKAINCNAQSKPLPGPDYPGKAHPAEEVVEKLLRSMSKPVHLLDVTTLSQLRKDGHPSVYGLGGHRGMDCSHWCLAGVPDTWNVLLYAALTQN; this is encoded by the exons ATGGATGCTTTTGCAGTTGGTGCTACAACAATAGCACTGCTTGTGCTTTCTGTTCTGTATCAACCAGTTCATGGAGGGCTTGTAGGAAGTGATATCAACGGCTGTGATGTTTCTCATGGCAATTGGGTTTTTGATGATTCATATCCTTTTTATGCCGCGCCTAGCTGTCCCTTCATCGAAAACGAGTTTGATTGCATAAAGAACGGCCGCCCGGACAAAGACTATCTCAAATATAGATGGCAGCCCTCTGCCTGCAACTTACCAAA ATTCGATGGCAGTCGAATTTTGACGGAATTTAGAGGGAAAAGCATCATGTTCATTGGGGACTCGTTGAGCTTGAACCAATGGCAGTCACTTACTTGCATGCTTCATACAGCTGTTCCAAAGGCCAAATACACACTGGTCAGGACTGGAGGGCTCTCCACATTCACGTTTCCG GAATACAATCTTAAAGTGTTGTTCTCCCGCAATGCCTTTATTGTGGATATCGTAGCCTCACCTGGTGCCCGAGTCCTCAAGCTTGACTCAATCTCAACTCAGGATGAGGAACTGTGGTTGGGAATCGAGGTATTGATCTTCAACACGTGGCATTGGTGGCTTCACACCGGAAGAAAGCAACC ATGGGATTTGATTCAAGTGGGGAAACAAACTTACACGGACATGAATCGCTTGGTTGCATATGAGAAGGCATTGAACACTTGGGCTAGTTGGGTAAATTCCAATGTGGATCCCAACAAAACCAAGGTCTTCTTCCAAGGTGTTTCTCCAGATCACAGCAA TGCAACAGAGTGGAGTGATCCTAAGGCAATAAACTGCAATGCCCAATCAAAACCACTTCCAGGTCCAGATTATCCAGGAAAAGCACATCCAGCAGAGGAAGTAGTAGAGAAATTGTTACGTAGCATGTCAAAGCCAGTCCATTTGCTGGATGTTACAACTCTTTCACAACTTAGAAAAGATGGGCACCCATCTGTCTACGGCCTTGGCGGGCACCGGGGCATGGACTGCAGTCATTGGTGTTTAGCTGGAGTTCCTGATACTTGGAATGTTCTTCTTTATGCAGCTCTTACTCAAAATTAG